The Deinococcus roseus genome window below encodes:
- a CDS encoding type II toxin-antitoxin system RelE/ParE family toxin, whose protein sequence is MTTWVWELYRDANGDIPQELQEHFYQLLKEKPQGIKPSLSDKQANILRTDIKFLCDFHPASLSHKMIDYFKEDGFFELKFIHDNLCYRYTFTMKDPQTFVFLDVFEKRYNGATKDRDKARTIKRLGELRSKIKAEKAAQKAVPKSQPKSQQGKTPRKKGRS, encoded by the coding sequence TTGACCACCTGGGTGTGGGAATTGTATCGCGATGCGAATGGAGACATTCCTCAGGAACTTCAAGAACATTTCTACCAATTGCTGAAGGAAAAACCTCAGGGAATAAAACCATCTCTTTCTGATAAACAGGCCAACATACTACGAACAGACATCAAGTTCTTGTGCGATTTTCATCCAGCATCTCTCTCGCACAAGATGATAGATTATTTTAAAGAGGATGGATTTTTTGAACTCAAATTTATTCATGATAATTTATGCTACAGGTATACTTTTACCATGAAAGACCCACAGACCTTTGTTTTTTTAGATGTTTTCGAGAAACGCTACAATGGAGCCACCAAAGATCGAGATAAAGCTCGAACCATTAAACGTCTGGGTGAACTAAGATCAAAAATCAAAGCAGAAAAAGCCGCACAAAAAGCAGTTCCCAAATCACAACCCAAATCTCAGCAAGGAAAAACCCCGCGCAAGAAAGGAAGATCATGA
- a CDS encoding AAA family ATPase, whose translation MIERLHLHNFTAFEDLELTFSPGVNVLIGGNGTGKTHVLKAIYGLIRGPSRSGWGADGIPDSVLKVFLPLDNDLSRLQRTQDNSTIVETTISGYGQLDFRLPLPDGSAKLRFPNAAQKITGKNVLFMPAKDLIGHAKGLRSILKLYQTAFDQTYTDILDIAFLPSLQEENQLFQPILEKLKHYMGGGVPKVEEDQYFLNHNGKEIEFNLVAEGWRKIAVFWYILRNYPHLVSGDVILWDEPEANLNPSTLKGLAECLSDLSKLGLQIIVATHSYVLLKELEIHEAKDLKFISLYTTEQQGVKASVATSYEGIEHNLIEKEFERIYRLDLGSWLERDNDGHQGR comes from the coding sequence ATGATCGAACGCCTGCACCTGCATAATTTCACAGCCTTTGAAGACTTGGAGCTGACCTTCAGCCCTGGGGTCAATGTTTTGATCGGAGGGAATGGGACGGGGAAAACCCATGTTCTGAAGGCGATCTATGGTCTTATTCGAGGACCAAGCAGAAGTGGATGGGGTGCTGATGGGATTCCAGACTCAGTCCTTAAAGTCTTTCTTCCACTCGACAACGATTTATCAAGACTTCAACGCACCCAGGACAATTCCACAATTGTAGAAACCACAATCTCTGGGTATGGTCAGCTGGATTTCCGTTTACCCCTTCCAGATGGATCAGCAAAACTGCGCTTCCCAAATGCAGCCCAAAAAATCACAGGTAAAAATGTTCTTTTCATGCCTGCAAAAGACCTCATTGGTCATGCCAAGGGTCTACGTTCAATTTTGAAGCTTTATCAAACTGCATTTGACCAGACTTATACAGATATTTTAGACATCGCTTTTTTACCAAGTTTGCAGGAAGAGAACCAATTGTTTCAGCCCATTCTGGAAAAATTAAAGCACTATATGGGTGGCGGTGTTCCCAAGGTAGAAGAAGATCAATATTTCTTGAATCACAACGGCAAGGAAATAGAGTTCAATCTGGTCGCTGAAGGCTGGAGAAAAATCGCTGTATTTTGGTATATCTTGCGAAATTATCCGCATCTCGTATCCGGTGATGTCATCCTCTGGGACGAACCGGAGGCCAACCTGAACCCTTCCACCCTTAAAGGTCTCGCAGAGTGCCTGTCTGACCTCTCCAAACTTGGTCTTCAAATCATTGTTGCCACGCACAGTTATGTGCTCCTGAAGGAATTGGAAATTCACGAGGCAAAAGATTTAAAGTTCATTTCCCTGTACACAACGGAGCAGCAAGGGGTCAAAGCTTCAGTCGCCACAAGCTATGAAGGCATTGAACACAACCTGATTGAGAAAGAGTTTGAACGCATTTACAGGCTTGACCTGGGTTCCTGGCTGGAGCGTGACAATGACGGTCATCAGGGAAGGTGA
- the pglZ gene encoding BREX-1 system phosphatase PglZ type A yields the protein MTIPSNLSTLFTDDRRWKHDGRRVIFWYDPSKEFQQEFDALDLPKVRKWQVKDNFFTTKNELFAHADEDFLLYLPFPEPAARENWLLDVQKSGLTFSADRAGLLFTALGLHDKNLQDVLRRQVRFFDSKTRKERLLALNIEPSINEQNLLLSMMCVLTDLKVRDEQLLIRKVLSAGLSEDSNELWSRLQKHGLEEAFWEQVRLTLGYQNKTVSLRRLMVSLLATHLQNGWTTAPAEISFFGIQPAHRAVVFMDQWKQHNQDSALWQTFSDQLSEDLDVKKYLKGVDPRNYQQADTFRALDLQILQEAALGLTGTAPDFRKWSELLTGRSSSIWFEDYRAAYLALLAAVDFFQSLHGLPKTYPDQPEVLFQQYTEKYHRVDRAYRTFVEHFQQAELEELKPLSAAIENFYTNRFLAELGSRWSDVFGADVSKKLGFKMQQWSFFKSHVEPLLSDRVFVLISDALRYEIATELSEEISRELRGTVNLQAALSTLPSKTHWGMAALLPGETLSVDEKGSVLRDGKSTEGLDARIKVLQASGVEATAFKLPELLNTPTEEMRNRIKPYRLIYVYHDVIDATGDHASSESGTFKAAREAIGDLLKAIKRLVNSLNAQKVLVTADHGFQYQRRPIEASDKLQLPKVPGVFETDRRYVLSSTPLQLESGNVEVDLNAYQKVTGVQYYSPRGHLRYSISGSGVQYVHGGMSLQEMVVPILSYQHQRATKGDGGVSRKVKALITSTDRTVRNNTFTVMVVQEEPVTDKIRPRRVRIGLYEKEGRVAVTNEVLLDLASESTYATEREFPVKLIIGSRKTSSNTLYLLEVRDAEDDTVVTSEEWRVNILFSNDFDAF from the coding sequence GTGACCATCCCATCCAACCTCTCCACCCTTTTCACCGATGACCGCCGCTGGAAGCACGATGGCCGCCGGGTGATCTTCTGGTACGACCCCTCTAAAGAGTTCCAGCAGGAATTTGACGCTCTGGATTTGCCAAAAGTTCGCAAGTGGCAGGTGAAGGACAACTTCTTCACCACCAAGAATGAACTGTTTGCCCATGCAGACGAGGATTTTCTGCTGTATTTGCCTTTCCCTGAGCCTGCCGCCAGAGAAAACTGGTTGCTGGATGTGCAGAAGTCTGGTCTGACCTTCAGTGCAGACCGGGCAGGTTTGCTTTTCACAGCGTTGGGACTGCACGACAAGAACTTGCAGGATGTGCTGCGCAGGCAGGTGCGCTTTTTTGACAGCAAGACCCGCAAGGAGCGCCTGCTGGCCCTGAACATTGAGCCTTCCATCAATGAACAGAACCTGCTGCTTTCCATGATGTGTGTGCTCACGGACCTGAAGGTGCGAGATGAACAGCTCCTGATTCGCAAGGTGCTCTCTGCTGGCCTCAGTGAAGACAGCAATGAGCTCTGGAGCAGGCTGCAGAAGCATGGTCTGGAAGAAGCCTTCTGGGAACAGGTGAGACTCACGCTGGGTTACCAGAACAAAACCGTGAGCCTGCGTCGCCTGATGGTTTCCCTGCTGGCGACCCACCTGCAAAACGGCTGGACCACCGCACCTGCAGAAATCAGTTTCTTTGGGATTCAGCCTGCACACCGTGCAGTGGTCTTCATGGACCAGTGGAAGCAGCACAACCAGGACTCTGCCCTGTGGCAGACCTTCAGTGACCAGCTTTCAGAAGATCTGGATGTGAAAAAGTACCTGAAAGGGGTTGATCCTCGCAATTACCAGCAGGCGGACACCTTCCGGGCTCTGGATTTGCAGATCCTGCAGGAAGCAGCTCTGGGTCTCACTGGAACAGCACCGGATTTCCGCAAGTGGAGTGAACTCCTCACGGGGCGCAGCAGCAGCATCTGGTTTGAGGATTACCGGGCCGCTTACCTGGCTTTGCTGGCTGCTGTGGATTTTTTTCAGTCCCTTCATGGGCTGCCCAAAACCTACCCAGACCAACCCGAGGTGCTCTTCCAGCAATACACCGAAAAATACCACCGGGTGGACCGGGCGTATCGCACGTTCGTGGAGCATTTTCAGCAGGCAGAACTTGAGGAACTCAAGCCCCTCTCTGCAGCCATTGAAAACTTCTATACCAACCGTTTCCTGGCAGAACTGGGGAGCCGCTGGAGTGATGTTTTTGGTGCGGATGTCTCCAAAAAGCTGGGGTTCAAGATGCAACAGTGGAGTTTTTTCAAATCCCATGTGGAGCCTCTGCTTTCAGACCGGGTGTTCGTGCTGATTTCGGATGCCCTGCGTTATGAGATTGCCACGGAACTTTCCGAGGAAATTTCCCGTGAATTGCGCGGCACGGTGAACCTGCAGGCCGCCCTGAGCACCCTTCCCAGCAAGACCCACTGGGGGATGGCGGCACTGCTGCCAGGAGAAACCCTGAGTGTGGACGAGAAAGGGAGTGTGCTGAGGGATGGCAAATCCACCGAAGGGCTCGATGCACGCATCAAGGTGCTGCAGGCTTCTGGTGTGGAAGCCACCGCCTTCAAACTGCCAGAACTCCTGAACACCCCCACCGAAGAAATGCGAAACCGCATCAAGCCTTACCGCCTGATTTACGTGTACCACGACGTGATTGATGCCACTGGGGACCATGCCAGTTCTGAAAGTGGCACCTTTAAGGCAGCCAGGGAAGCCATCGGAGATCTGCTCAAGGCCATCAAACGCCTGGTGAACAGCCTCAATGCCCAGAAGGTGCTGGTCACCGCAGACCATGGTTTCCAGTACCAGCGCCGTCCCATCGAGGCTTCAGACAAGCTGCAGCTCCCCAAAGTGCCGGGAGTCTTCGAAACGGACCGCAGGTATGTGTTGTCCAGCACACCGCTGCAACTGGAAAGTGGCAATGTGGAGGTGGACCTGAATGCCTACCAGAAAGTGACTGGAGTCCAGTATTACAGCCCAAGAGGGCACCTGCGTTACAGCATCTCCGGGTCAGGGGTGCAGTATGTGCACGGGGGCATGAGCCTGCAGGAGATGGTTGTTCCCATTCTTTCTTACCAGCACCAGCGGGCCACCAAAGGGGACGGTGGGGTCAGCCGCAAGGTGAAGGCCCTGATCACCAGCACCGACCGCACCGTGCGCAACAACACCTTCACGGTGATGGTGGTGCAAGAAGAACCCGTGACCGACAAAATCAGGCCCAGACGTGTGAGAATCGGTCTTTACGAGAAAGAAGGCAGGGTGGCCGTCACCAACGAAGTGCTGCTTGATCTTGCCAGTGAATCCACGTATGCCACCGAGCGGGAATTTCCGGTGAAACTGATCATCGGTTCACGCAAAACCAGCAGCAACACCCTTTACCTGCTCGAGGTGCGGGACGCTGAAGATGATACGGTGGTGACCAGCGAAGAGTGGCGGGTCAACATCCTCTTCTCGAATGATTTTGATGCCTTCTGA
- a CDS encoding type II toxin-antitoxin system HicB family antitoxin: protein MKKTAPEIIEHFLTLPYKIELYPEQDGGFTALHPELSGCMTQGETAEEALRMLQEAKELWLETALELGLQIPEPDQTLQTTRKQG from the coding sequence ATGAAAAAAACTGCACCTGAAATCATCGAACACTTTCTGACTTTGCCCTATAAAATTGAACTCTACCCGGAACAGGACGGAGGATTCACTGCTCTCCATCCTGAACTTTCTGGGTGCATGACGCAGGGTGAGACTGCGGAGGAAGCTTTACGGATGCTGCAAGAAGCAAAAGAACTCTGGCTGGAAACGGCTCTGGAGCTGGGTTTGCAAATTCCAGAACCTGACCAAACACTTCAAACCACCAGAAAACAGGGATAA
- a CDS encoding helix-turn-helix domain-containing protein — protein sequence MSNYQGDLILDQHISEDPEVILEGRLEHLKLYLSFAMQSLRKNLQKNQAEMAKILGVKQSAISKLENPYKQHDFETVMRYLHALDAELVVGIKSKDSFQQVSDDIDTVIVDVPAHIREKAKAQDQDIREFVHHGWQEYIWTEENLEYESEFKTIRLEISDFYWDDPLNTSDSEATWAI from the coding sequence ATGAGCAACTATCAGGGTGATCTGATTCTCGATCAACACATCAGCGAAGATCCAGAAGTTATACTGGAAGGACGCCTTGAACATCTCAAGCTTTACTTGAGTTTTGCCATGCAATCTCTCCGCAAAAATCTCCAGAAGAACCAAGCTGAGATGGCAAAGATTTTGGGTGTAAAACAGTCTGCCATCTCAAAACTGGAAAATCCCTACAAACAGCACGATTTTGAAACAGTTATGCGCTATCTCCATGCGCTTGATGCAGAGCTTGTGGTGGGTATCAAGTCTAAGGACAGTTTTCAGCAGGTTTCTGATGATATTGATACTGTGATCGTAGATGTACCTGCCCATATTAGAGAGAAGGCAAAAGCACAAGATCAGGACATCAGAGAGTTTGTACACCATGGATGGCAAGAATACATTTGGACAGAGGAAAATCTGGAATACGAATCAGAATTCAAGACCATTCGGCTCGAAATCAGTGATTTCTATTGGGATGATCCTCTGAACACCAGTGATTCTGAAGCAACTTGGGCAATCTAA
- the brxL gene encoding protease Lon-related BREX system protein BrxL — translation MNHDLNHKLNYAFPGKVVRKDLTQSIKEGANVPVYVLEYLLGMYCATNDDLAIQEGVGRVKKILSDNYVRPDEAEKVKSKIRELGRYTIIDRVTVKLNEKADIYQAELMSLGVSGIQVDPDYVLKYEKLLAGGIWCILRITYEAGSLPSPFVLEELKPIQMPAIDMQELFEGRRFFDRAEWMDVLLRSVGLEPTAFEENAKWHLIARMIPLIENNYNSCELGPRSTGKSHLYKEVSPNAVLISGGQTTVANLFYNLSQRQVGLVGLWDVVAFDEVAGINFKDKDAIQIMKDYMNSGSFARGKVEITGSASMVFVGNIDQSVEVLQKTSHLLSPFPSVMIDAAFFDRFHAYIPGWEIPKFYPQSFTKQYGMIVDYLAEWFREMRKRTFADSIEKHFKLGNNLNQRDTVAVRKTVSGLLKLLFPDGSYTREDVRDCLVYALKVRRRIKEQLKKIGGMEFYAVHFSYIDQDTLEEHFVSIPEMGGTSLIPDGPSAPGHAFSVQLGDGGLQGVYRIELQTAQGNGKLVKTGLANHASLSDAARVAFTYFKANSNRISGTIFPEGSDYLLHLSDLQGTGAARALALPLFISLCSAALGRSIQSQMVVLGDMTVGGTITRVENFATTLQVAFDAGAKRILIPMSSAVDIASVPPELFAKFQVSFYSDPVDAVFKALGVQ, via the coding sequence ATGAACCACGACCTGAACCACAAACTCAACTACGCTTTCCCCGGCAAAGTGGTGCGCAAGGACCTCACCCAGTCCATCAAGGAAGGGGCCAACGTTCCGGTGTACGTGCTGGAATACCTGCTGGGGATGTACTGTGCCACCAACGATGATCTGGCCATCCAGGAAGGGGTGGGCCGGGTCAAGAAAATCCTCTCGGACAATTACGTGCGTCCCGACGAGGCCGAGAAGGTCAAAAGCAAAATCCGGGAGCTGGGCCGTTACACCATCATTGACCGGGTGACCGTCAAGCTCAACGAGAAAGCCGACATCTACCAGGCGGAACTGATGAGCCTGGGGGTGTCAGGCATTCAGGTGGACCCGGATTATGTGCTCAAGTACGAGAAGCTGCTGGCCGGGGGCATCTGGTGCATCCTGCGCATCACCTATGAGGCGGGTTCTCTCCCCAGTCCTTTTGTGCTGGAAGAACTCAAACCCATCCAGATGCCAGCCATCGACATGCAGGAACTCTTTGAGGGTCGACGGTTTTTTGACCGGGCAGAGTGGATGGATGTGCTGCTCAGAAGCGTGGGTCTGGAGCCCACTGCATTTGAGGAAAACGCCAAGTGGCACCTGATCGCCCGCATGATTCCCCTGATCGAGAACAACTACAACTCCTGCGAACTCGGTCCCCGTTCTACAGGCAAGAGCCACCTGTACAAGGAGGTCAGCCCCAATGCCGTGCTGATTTCCGGGGGTCAGACCACCGTGGCGAACCTCTTTTACAACCTCTCCCAGAGGCAGGTGGGGCTGGTGGGACTCTGGGATGTGGTGGCGTTTGATGAGGTGGCCGGAATCAACTTCAAGGACAAAGACGCCATCCAGATCATGAAAGACTACATGAATTCGGGCTCTTTTGCCCGTGGCAAGGTGGAAATCACCGGTTCTGCTTCGATGGTCTTTGTGGGGAACATCGACCAGAGTGTGGAGGTGCTGCAGAAAACCAGCCACCTGCTCTCCCCTTTCCCCAGCGTCATGATCGATGCGGCTTTCTTTGACCGCTTCCATGCCTACATCCCTGGCTGGGAAATCCCCAAGTTCTACCCCCAGAGCTTTACAAAGCAGTACGGCATGATCGTGGATTACCTGGCCGAGTGGTTCCGGGAGATGCGCAAACGCACCTTTGCCGACAGCATCGAAAAGCACTTCAAGCTGGGCAACAACCTCAACCAGAGGGACACAGTTGCAGTCAGAAAAACCGTTTCCGGGTTGCTGAAACTGCTGTTCCCGGATGGCAGTTACACCAGAGAAGACGTCAGGGACTGCCTGGTGTATGCCCTGAAAGTGCGCAGGCGCATCAAGGAACAACTCAAGAAAATCGGTGGGATGGAGTTTTACGCTGTGCACTTCAGCTACATCGATCAGGACACCCTGGAAGAGCACTTTGTCTCGATTCCCGAGATGGGCGGGACCAGCCTGATTCCCGATGGTCCTTCTGCTCCAGGGCACGCTTTTTCGGTGCAGCTCGGAGATGGGGGCTTGCAGGGGGTCTACCGCATTGAACTGCAGACAGCACAGGGGAATGGAAAACTGGTCAAGACTGGACTGGCCAACCATGCCAGCCTCAGTGATGCTGCAAGGGTGGCTTTCACCTATTTCAAGGCCAACAGCAACCGCATCAGCGGAACCATCTTTCCAGAAGGCAGTGATTACCTGCTGCACCTCTCAGACCTGCAAGGCACCGGGGCTGCCAGGGCACTGGCGTTGCCGCTTTTCATCAGCCTTTGCAGTGCAGCCCTGGGACGCAGCATCCAGAGCCAGATGGTGGTTCTGGGAGACATGACGGTGGGGGGAACCATCACCAGGGTGGAAAATTTTGCCACCACCCTGCAGGTGGCTTTTGACGCTGGAGCCAAACGCATCCTGATCCCGATGTCCAGTGCTGTGGACATTGCCAGTGTCCCACCAGAGCTTTTTGCCAAATTTCAGGTGTCTTTTTACAGCGATCCGGTGGACGCGGTGTTCAAGGCACTTGGTGTGCAGTGA
- a CDS encoding protein-export chaperone SecB — MTQKSKKSDQKLYSEFIRTLELKHIRLTSCKVESHVSRPQPRKLQVELDFGSALVSEPSEGQFEIQTRMTVKFTEKESQKEHAVLESSFVLTYTAEGEITPEILDVFIQQNVPVNAWPYHREFVQSTMQRMEWPSFVLPPFKTSAAPTKKTRNNRQKTDQ; from the coding sequence ATGACACAGAAAAGCAAAAAATCAGACCAAAAACTCTACAGTGAGTTCATTCGCACTCTGGAGTTGAAACACATTCGTCTTACCAGTTGCAAGGTGGAGAGTCATGTTTCAAGACCACAACCCAGAAAACTGCAGGTGGAATTGGATTTTGGTTCTGCGTTGGTCTCAGAACCCAGTGAAGGGCAGTTTGAAATCCAAACCCGGATGACTGTCAAATTTACGGAAAAGGAAAGCCAGAAAGAACATGCTGTTCTGGAAAGCAGCTTCGTGCTCACGTACACTGCGGAAGGCGAAATCACCCCAGAAATTCTGGATGTTTTCATTCAGCAAAACGTTCCAGTGAACGCTTGGCCTTACCATCGTGAATTCGTACAAAGCACCATGCAGCGCATGGAGTGGCCTTCGTTTGTATTGCCTCCTTTCAAAACTTCTGCTGCCCCAACAAAAAAAACCAGAAACAACAGACAAAAAACGGACCAATAA